Proteins encoded by one window of Bacteroidales bacterium:
- a CDS encoding SH3 domain-containing protein has product MKFGICLNPLIPLRAAPTKKSEMTDQVLFGEDFEVLEVNNQWMYIKRRTDAYEGWFNSRHYLPCTEDRINQMADSPNYILHLPFNRLTVDNNPLTLPAGSILPFFSREN; this is encoded by the coding sequence ATGAAATTCGGAATTTGTTTAAATCCCCTGATCCCGCTGAGGGCTGCACCGACAAAAAAAAGCGAAATGACCGACCAGGTGCTGTTCGGAGAAGATTTTGAGGTTCTTGAGGTCAACAATCAATGGATGTATATCAAAAGACGTACCGATGCTTATGAAGGTTGGTTCAACAGCAGGCATTACCTTCCCTGCACGGAAGACCGGATCAACCAGATGGCTGACTCTCCAAATTATATCCTGCATCTGCCTTTCAACCGGCTAACAGTTGACAATAACCCGCTAACCCTTCCGGCAGGCAGCATCCTTCCTTTCTTCAGCAGGGAAAACAA
- a CDS encoding transposase — translation MRESLIREENRIRIEKYMTGIVNNHASRMYAIHANPEHVHFLVSRDPGISEQKLANIVADSSENFINENILTRGHFAWQQSCSAFTVSKSDIDRVCKYILNQSQHHKVVSFADEYALFIKHYQKTIRGK, via the coding sequence ATGCGTGAATCCCTCATAAGAGAGGAAAATCGTATCCGTATCGAAAAGTACATGACCGGGATAGTCAATAACCATGCTTCTAGGATGTATGCAATTCATGCCAATCCCGAGCATGTGCATTTCCTGGTTTCCCGTGATCCCGGTATTTCAGAGCAAAAACTGGCAAATATTGTTGCGGATAGCTCAGAAAATTTTATAAATGAAAATATTCTTACAAGGGGACATTTTGCATGGCAGCAATCTTGTTCTGCTTTTACTGTATCAAAATCTGATATTGACAGGGTTTGCAAATACATTTTGAACCAATCCCAACATCATAAGGTAGTGAGCTTTGCAGATGAATATGCATTGTTTATAAAACATTATCAAAAAACAATTCGCGGTAAATAA